A single genomic interval of Helianthus annuus cultivar XRQ/B chromosome 6, HanXRQr2.0-SUNRISE, whole genome shotgun sequence harbors:
- the LOC110944648 gene encoding uncharacterized protein LOC110944648: MKNRKIYYYYNMLSAEYREFMTPSKYVHLTEIVNVTREREIELKKQIDRGERRAFEKNPLPAKKQKLNEAPKKGAEKGGAPQCKICGKNHKGECYFKNKPCPTCGKVGHVVANCPGKVSVCYKCYKPGHKKSECLESVGTKDTTDSKPDAQKAKARSFHMIAVEAKTEPDVVSGIFLVNSIPARILFDTGANRSFISHRFIQHPKFTLTKLPIPLEVEIGDNKSFIVCDMCWNCKLSIDDKEYFVDLIPMSMGEFQVVIGMDWLARYHAKVIYNRKEIQLMSPSGKHVTIYGEKSCSPIICSFIKACKLVRHGCKAYMAYIHDSVECQM, encoded by the coding sequence ATGAAGAACAGAAAAATctactattattataatatgctGAGTGCGGAGTATAGGGAGTTCATGACTCCTTCAAAATATGTGCATCTTACTGAAATAGTGAATGTCACACGTGAAAGAGAGATTGAGTTGAAAAAGCAGATTGATAGGGGTGAGAGGAGAGCATTTGAGAAAAATCCACTCCCCGCAAAGAAACAAAAGCTGAATGAAGCTCCGAAGAAAGGCGCTGAAAAAGGAGGAGCGCCTCAATGCAAAATTTGTGGAAAGAATCACAAGGGCGAATGCTATTTTAAAAACAAACCATGTCCTACGTGCGGCAAAGTGGGACATGTAGTTGCAAATTGCCCAGGGAAGGTGTCGGTATGTTATAAATGTTATAAACCGGGACACAAAAAGTCTGAGTGCCTGGAGTCAGTTGGAACTAAAGACACCACTGATTCAAAGCCTGATGCCCAGAAAGCAAAGGCTAGATCTTTCCACATGATAGCTGTTGAGGCTAAAACCGAACCTGATGTCGTTTCAGGTATATTTCTTGTAAATTCAATTCCAGCACGAattttatttgatacgggtgcaaATAGATCTTTTATATCACATCGATTTATTCAACACCCTAAATTCACGTTAACAAAATTGCCTATACCACTAGAAGTAGAAATAGGTgataataaaagttttattgtttgtgATATGTGTTGGAATTGCAAACTGAGCATTGACGACAAAGAGTATTTCGTTGACTTAATTCCCATGtcaatgggagaatttcaagtggtaatcgggatggattggctagcTCGATATCACGCGAAAGTAATATACAACCGTAAAGAGATACAACTAATGTCTCCAAGCGGAAAACATGTTACTATTTATGGGGAGAAAAGCTGCAGCCCCATAATCTG